In a single window of the Acidobacteriota bacterium genome:
- a CDS encoding isoaspartyl peptidase/L-asparaginase: protein MTRTALAIHGGAGTILRSQMTPDLEAEYRGGLENALRASWEILEKGGSSLDAVEAAVVSLEDFPLFNAGRGSVFTHGGRQEMDASIMDGRSLKAGAVAAVRNIRNPIKLARLVMERTEHILLSGDGAADFAASVGIETAPDEYFFTEHRWLQYQEALAAGRVQLDHSKPIGTVGAVACDANGNLAAATSTGGMTNKKFGRVGDTPLIGAGTFADDTCAVSCTGHGEYFMLGVSAFDVAARMKYKRLSLEDAARETIERQSEINGEGGLIAVDNEGNITLPFNSDGMYRGYIDGDRPVTAIYSD from the coding sequence ATGACAAGAACGGCGTTGGCGATACATGGCGGGGCGGGAACGATACTTCGTTCGCAGATGACGCCTGATCTCGAAGCGGAATACCGCGGCGGCCTGGAAAACGCTCTGCGGGCAAGTTGGGAGATCCTGGAGAAAGGTGGATCGTCGCTCGATGCCGTTGAAGCTGCCGTGGTGTCACTCGAGGACTTTCCCTTGTTCAACGCGGGCCGGGGATCGGTTTTTACTCACGGTGGCCGTCAGGAAATGGACGCTTCGATCATGGATGGCCGAAGCCTGAAGGCCGGAGCCGTTGCGGCGGTCAGGAACATCAGAAACCCCATCAAACTCGCTCGATTAGTGATGGAACGCACAGAGCATATCCTGCTTTCGGGCGACGGAGCGGCAGATTTTGCCGCATCTGTCGGTATCGAGACCGCTCCAGATGAATACTTTTTTACCGAACACCGATGGCTACAGTATCAGGAAGCACTCGCCGCCGGCCGTGTGCAGCTAGATCATTCCAAACCGATCGGAACGGTCGGCGCGGTCGCCTGTGACGCAAACGGCAACCTTGCGGCGGCGACATCGACGGGCGGAATGACCAACAAGAAGTTCGGCCGTGTGGGCGATACCCCGCTGATCGGTGCGGGAACATTTGCCGACGACACATGTGCAGTCTCATGCACAGGCCACGGAGAGTATTTTATGTTGGGAGTGTCCGCATTTGACGTGGCGGCACGCATGAAATACAAGAGACTTTCGTTAGAGGACGCTGCTCGCGAGACGATCGAGCGACAATCCGAGATCAATGGCGAGGGCGGTCTGATCGCGGTGGACAACGAGGGCAATATAACGCTGCCCTTCAATTCCGATGGCATGTATCGCGGGTATATTGATGGCGACAGACCCGTAACTGCTATCTATTCAGACTGA